A stretch of Bordetella genomosp. 13 DNA encodes these proteins:
- the arsC gene encoding arsenate reductase (glutaredoxin) (This arsenate reductase requires both glutathione and glutaredoxin to convert arsenate to arsenite, after which the efflux transporter formed by ArsA and ArsB can extrude the arsenite from the cell, providing resistance.), with amino-acid sequence MSATIYHNPRCGTSRTVLQTLRDAGIEPTIIEYLKTPPSRQTLAGLIEQSGLTVREAVRAKEPLYQELGLDDAAVQDDALLDAMVEHPILINRPFVVTERGARLCRPADVVRELLP; translated from the coding sequence ATGTCCGCGACCATCTATCACAACCCCCGCTGCGGCACCTCGCGCACCGTCCTCCAGACGCTGCGCGATGCCGGCATCGAGCCCACCATCATCGAATACCTGAAGACCCCGCCATCGCGCCAGACGCTGGCGGGGCTGATCGAGCAATCCGGCTTGACCGTGCGCGAAGCGGTGCGGGCCAAGGAGCCTCTGTATCAGGAACTGGGCCTGGACGACGCCGCGGTACAGGACGACGCCTTGCTGGATGCGATGGTCGAGCATCCCATCCTGATCAACCGGCCCTTCGTGGTCACCGAGCGAGGCGCGCGGCTGTGCCGGCCCGCCGACGTGGTGCGCGAACTGCTGCCCTGA
- a CDS encoding peroxiredoxin has translation MKHPVLAVVFTLTLGAAAAAHAALQAGSQAPDFTAEAALGGQAFTFKLGEALAKGPVVLYFYPAAFTQGCSLEARSFAEAIDQYKALGATVVGVSADNMETLKKFSLADCAGKFAVAADADRSVMRRYDAVHQRNPDMAQRISYVIAPDGKILYEYTDMNPERHVANTLKALRDWKARAG, from the coding sequence ATGAAACACCCTGTCCTCGCCGTCGTTTTCACCCTCACCCTGGGCGCGGCCGCCGCCGCCCATGCCGCGCTGCAGGCGGGCAGCCAGGCGCCCGACTTCACCGCGGAGGCGGCGCTGGGCGGGCAGGCCTTCACGTTCAAGCTCGGCGAGGCGCTGGCCAAGGGCCCCGTGGTGCTGTACTTCTATCCCGCAGCCTTCACGCAGGGCTGCAGCCTGGAAGCCCGCAGCTTCGCCGAGGCCATCGATCAGTACAAGGCGTTGGGCGCCACGGTGGTCGGCGTGTCGGCCGACAACATGGAAACGCTGAAGAAGTTTTCGCTGGCCGATTGCGCCGGCAAGTTCGCCGTGGCCGCCGATGCCGACCGCAGCGTGATGCGCCGCTACGACGCGGTGCACCAGCGCAACCCGGACATGGCGCAGCGCATCTCGTATGTGATCGCGCCGGACGGCAAGATCCTGTACGAATACACGGACATGAACCCCGAGCGGCACGTCGCCAACACGCTGAAAGCGCTGCGCGACTGGAAGGCGCGGGCGGGCTGA